The following proteins are encoded in a genomic region of Pelodictyon phaeoclathratiforme BU-1:
- the groL gene encoding chaperonin GroEL (60 kDa chaperone family; promotes refolding of misfolded polypeptides especially under stressful conditions; forms two stacked rings of heptamers to form a barrel-shaped 14mer; ends can be capped by GroES; misfolded proteins enter the barrel where they are refolded when GroES binds): MTAKDILFDSDARAKLKVGVDKLANAVKVTLGPAGRNVLIDKKFGAPTSTKDGVTVAKEIELSDPFENMGAQMVREVASKTSDVAGDGTTTATVLAQAIYREGLKNVAAGARPIDLKRGIDRAVKEVVQELRNISRSISGKKEIAQVGTISANNDPVIGDLIADAMDKVGKDGVITVEEAKGMDTELKVVEGMQFDRGYLSPYFVTNSETMDAELEDPLILIYDKKISNMKELLPILEKSAQSGRPLLIISEDIEGEALATIVVNKLRGTLRVCAVKAPGFGDRRKAMLEDIAILTGGTVISEEKGYKLENATISYLGQAGRVTVDKDNTTIVEGKGGAEEIKARINEIKGQVEKSTSDYDTEKLQERLAKLSGGVAVLNIGASTEVEMKEKKARVEDALHATRAAVQEGIVVGGGVALIRAIKGLDRAIADNEDQKTGIEIIRRALEEPLRQIVANTGTTDGAVVLERVKAGTGDFGFNARTEQYENLVEAGVVDPTKVTRSALENAASVASILLTTEAAITDVKEEKSDMPAMPPGGMGGMGGMY, translated from the coding sequence CTCCAACCTCAACCAAGGATGGCGTCACTGTAGCAAAAGAGATCGAACTCTCTGATCCTTTTGAGAACATGGGTGCCCAGATGGTGCGTGAAGTTGCATCAAAGACCAGTGATGTTGCCGGTGACGGTACCACCACCGCAACAGTTCTTGCCCAGGCAATCTATCGTGAAGGCCTCAAGAACGTTGCTGCAGGCGCCCGTCCGATTGACCTCAAGAGAGGCATCGACCGTGCGGTTAAAGAGGTTGTGCAGGAGCTGAGAAATATCAGCCGCAGCATCTCTGGCAAAAAAGAGATTGCACAGGTAGGAACCATCTCTGCCAACAACGATCCTGTAATCGGCGATCTGATTGCTGATGCGATGGATAAAGTTGGAAAAGATGGTGTCATCACCGTCGAAGAGGCCAAGGGAATGGACACTGAGTTGAAGGTTGTTGAAGGTATGCAGTTTGATCGTGGCTACCTTTCTCCCTACTTCGTGACCAATTCCGAGACCATGGATGCCGAGCTCGAAGATCCGCTGATTCTTATCTACGACAAGAAGATCAGCAACATGAAGGAGCTGCTTCCGATTCTTGAAAAATCAGCACAGTCCGGTCGTCCTCTTCTGATCATTTCAGAAGATATCGAAGGCGAAGCGCTTGCAACAATTGTTGTCAACAAGCTCCGTGGCACCCTGAGAGTATGTGCTGTCAAGGCTCCTGGCTTTGGCGATCGCCGCAAGGCCATGCTTGAAGACATCGCTATTCTTACCGGTGGTACCGTTATTTCCGAAGAGAAAGGCTACAAACTTGAGAATGCAACCATTTCCTACCTCGGTCAGGCTGGTCGCGTGACTGTCGACAAGGACAATACCACGATTGTCGAAGGCAAGGGCGGCGCTGAAGAGATCAAGGCTCGTATCAACGAAATCAAGGGACAGGTTGAAAAATCGACCTCTGATTACGATACGGAAAAACTGCAGGAACGTCTTGCAAAACTTTCAGGCGGCGTTGCTGTCCTCAACATCGGAGCTTCAACCGAAGTCGAGATGAAAGAGAAGAAAGCCCGTGTTGAAGATGCACTGCACGCAACCCGTGCTGCCGTACAGGAAGGTATCGTCGTTGGTGGCGGTGTTGCCCTGATCCGCGCAATCAAGGGTCTCGACAGAGCTATTGCAGATAACGAAGATCAGAAAACCGGTATTGAAATTATCCGTCGTGCACTTGAAGAACCACTTCGCCAGATTGTAGCAAACACCGGTACCACCGATGGCGCCGTTGTTCTGGAGAGAGTAAAGGCAGGAACGGGTGATTTTGGTTTCAATGCCAGAACAGAACAGTACGAAAACTTGGTTGAAGCAGGTGTGGTCGATCCAACAAAGGTAACCAGAAGCGCTCTTGAGAACGCAGCATCGGTTGCCAGCATTCTGTTGACCACCGAAGCAGCAATTACCGATGTGAAGGAAGAGAAATCCGACATGCCGGCAATGCCTCCGGGCGGAATGGGTGGAATGGGCGGCATGTATTAA
- a CDS encoding type II toxin-antitoxin system RelE/ParE family toxin, whose amino-acid sequence MACLLAWSPEALEDVELIASFVERDSLWYAKIVASKIVSAAENIPSNPEMGRMVPEIADKNIRELFVYSYRLIYRIEPERIVVVAVIHGSRLLQPFVQRIESGI is encoded by the coding sequence ATGGCTTGTTTGTTAGCATGGTCACCCGAAGCTCTTGAAGATGTTGAGTTGATTGCCTCTTTCGTAGAGCGCGATTCACTTTGGTATGCTAAAATTGTTGCCTCAAAAATTGTCAGCGCTGCCGAAAATATACCATCTAATCCCGAAATGGGACGTATGGTTCCAGAGATTGCTGACAAAAACATCCGTGAACTGTTTGTTTATAGTTACAGGTTGATCTATCGGATTGAACCTGAACGCATTGTTGTTGTGGCAGTCATTCATGGCAGTCGTCTTTTGCAGCCCTTCGTTCAGCGTATTGAAAGCGGCATATAA
- the queC gene encoding 7-cyano-7-deazaguanine synthase QueC codes for MSRFVSTTQPKAVVLLSGGMDSLVTTAMAHAAGFELAAMHVNYGQRTWQKELESFRSICSHYNIEQRLEVNADFLAQIGGSSLTDFSMPVGGADLQGSSIPTSYVPFRNAGFLSMAVSWSEVIGASKIFIGAVEEDSSGYPDCRKVFYDAFNTVIVLGTKPETDIAILTPLIEMQKSEIVRKGIELQVPFELSWSCYKSEGKACGLCDSCARRLRAFEMMGITDPIDYEARPLYIQQKSAEHSRHTSSIHPSINTLQS; via the coding sequence ATGTCGAGATTCGTGTCAACAACACAACCAAAAGCAGTAGTTCTTCTCAGCGGTGGCATGGACAGCCTTGTTACCACAGCAATGGCTCATGCCGCAGGCTTTGAGCTTGCAGCCATGCATGTCAATTACGGGCAGCGAACCTGGCAGAAGGAGCTGGAGTCGTTCCGTTCCATCTGTAGCCACTACAACATAGAGCAGCGACTTGAAGTCAATGCCGATTTTCTTGCCCAGATTGGCGGCTCATCCCTCACCGATTTCTCCATGCCGGTGGGCGGTGCTGACCTGCAGGGCTCTTCGATACCTACCAGTTATGTGCCATTCCGCAATGCGGGTTTTCTCTCGATGGCCGTGAGCTGGTCGGAAGTGATCGGTGCCAGCAAGATTTTTATTGGAGCGGTCGAGGAGGATTCCTCCGGCTATCCCGACTGCCGAAAGGTATTCTATGACGCTTTCAATACCGTTATCGTACTCGGAACGAAACCGGAGACCGATATTGCAATCCTTACTCCGCTCATTGAGATGCAGAAGTCGGAAATTGTCCGAAAAGGCATTGAGCTTCAGGTTCCCTTCGAATTGAGCTGGTCATGTTATAAAAGTGAAGGGAAGGCCTGTGGTCTCTGTGACAGTTGTGCCCGCAGACTCAGAGCCTTTGAGATGATGGGCATTACCGACCCGATTGATTATGAAGCTCGTCCTCTGTATATTCAGCAGAAATCGGCAGAGCATAGCAGGCATACCAGCAGTATTCATCCTTCAATCAATACCCTTCAGTCATGA